From a region of the Syngnathus scovelli strain Florida chromosome 19, RoL_Ssco_1.2, whole genome shotgun sequence genome:
- the LOC125987025 gene encoding uncharacterized protein isoform X5, whose amino-acid sequence MPRKSKKAQALKVTWQKRKNNTDSGSADKPTAAKELMAIEPENSMEVMSTSHDPVTCVLASYSQDHPKYADSRNSQCAANSVTFLAFLQETDNVTSAHLDLVLDRGNELYVATVAMLKAEGRYEHHHLATDEIPSIVNGFHKQHVLIKYQSMYGLFNSSIADVAFMMLRDGLQCLVSEINCAILVMNSLFIAVFQNQGRYGYFDPHARERDGLPLPAGAPHGTAVMMLFTHLNDLIDKLIQVFTLAGAAPTTQYELMPVSFQPIDNASDREMATDAESSLMRTHNDDAMLSQSAAEMTQRVVTGESRPCASKDYESIEEAHDNSKVECTQQKQTRDVLKIAKSKRKTFQRRTQAHKIIDKAMARVTKQETRRINANLKKKESYGQTPEIRQRKKSYIVTRYQQDPNFRVKQKSFAVDRYCKHDTIKMKQRSYIKQRYGHDDTFRNRQRSYIKQRYDHDDTFRNKQRSYIKQRYGHDDTFRKKQRSYIKQRYGDDDTFRNKQRSYINLRYSHNDEFRNKQRFYIKQRYGHDDQFRNKQRSYIKQRYGHDDQFRNKQRSYIKQRYSHDDTFRNKQRSYIKQRYGHDDEFRRKQRSYIKERYALDPVFRSKQKENTSLVWKAKHDSSMKANANRTAMKLLQKYRVINRLCKERNDCAIMKAVALFQVQVKNGPTFVCTVCHRALFPNQVRQLIQYKKNKDVVASCLTRRFVHVCDRECNTCCKVPDERKMEWICHTCHAHLKDGKMPALAVSNNLQLADIPTELCDLNILERHLVSKCISFAKIVPLPKGQQRAIRGNVVCVPSEVEETVNVLPRLRSRSQVLRVKLKRRLCYKGHQIFQTVTWSKLMSALIKLKQIHPQYRNITIRNDADLCDPTLADDESSSDGDEMNESDYNEEDLEAIHTFERDALCELNSDSQNDPCGNVQNQQSADNVEEGDAPNGGVILESCLQPNDVSEEIMSFTQGIYCVAPAERNNPVSFFRTPKLEAMAFPVQFPTGKNTLDEGRQIKLTPSKYFKTRLCCVDERFARDTNYLFFAQFVTEIYQATSSMRIQLRKGKPFTRDGRRINNAMLQDKREVEKLVRSKDAVRFMTPLRGTPAYWERTTKDLFAMIRQLGTPTFFCTFSAAEMRWEEVITAIKAQQGEVVNFAELDWATKCEILRSNPVTTMRMFDKRVEALFRDLILSPAQPIGEVVDYFYRLEFQHRGSPHIHCLIWVKGAPVFEEASEGAICEFVSRYISAQLPDPEKEPELYKKVTEVQMHSKSHSKTCVKHQGANCRFGFPKQPCETTMIITPAACENQDQHKEKQVVANDKLVRVQRLLNEPETSSLTLPQLLAKCKLTDAEYMECLYMTASKSSVVLKRDPKDCWVNNYNRHLLLAWDGNLDIQYILNAYSCIAYICSYISKAEHGLSQYLKSVIENSRNENVNESDEMKQIMQAYSKKREVSAQECVARACGLHMKQSSRSMIFVQTSDNALKMSYPLSLLEGKTQESHEVWMTGLPDKYKCRPQTKDFEVMCLADFASTCRIVYGKQVRGKNVLRLLNDMGFVQKRKEKPAVIKYCKFSEQKNPEEYYCSLLKLYLPHRANCQLKSERCPSYQLFHDHACVQLPYSDSVERVCEIVKRNRERYEKHSKDIDDAIQEVEESGLVINEWCHLAPESELQRLECIEEINARDEPNDNVEENVPDYNVRSETTEISIVTEAAAIDPTVLRDMYRNLNQKQAAVFYKVRDWCIKRVCNSKPIEQFFYYINGGAGTGKSHLIKCIHAEATKILNRLPRLAEEADISKQTVVLAAFTGTAAFNISGTTLHCLLKLPRCLKPPYHGLGNKLDEVRAELSIAEILIIDEISMVSKDLFAYVNARLKQIKGINLPFGGMSVVAVGDFFQLPPVRQSKPLCVYDPTRLDHWRDNFKKITLTTIMRQKDDVAFAELLNRLRVKEKSEELSELDRALLATRYTSPEMCPSHILHVFATNKQVDGHNSAMLTLLHKDIVQIDADDYKKDKRTGRMARQTFPVQGAKSELPDSIKVALGARVMLTRNIDVQAGLCNGTFAKIVELVNYPNEARVQKLGLELDHVSNTARAANRVYIDRQEEKLKKAGVMRRQFPIKLAFACTIHKVQGMTTSEAAVSLKGVFEHGMGDTLSRICG is encoded by the exons ATGCCACGCAAAAGCAAGaaggcgcaagctctcaaagtaACCTGGCAAAAGCGTAAAAATAACACAGACTCTGGAAGTGCAGATAAACCAACAGCCGCCAAAGAATTGATGGCCATTGAACCTGAAAACTCTATGGAGGTAATGTCTACATCTCATGATCCTGTAACATGCGTTTTGGCATCCTACAGTCAAGATCATCCAAAGTATGCTGATTCCAGAAACAGTCAGTGTGCTGCAAACTCTGTTACATTTCTAGCTTTCCTGCAGGAGACAGACAATGTGACCAGTGCTCACCTGGACCTTGTTCTCGATCGAGGCAATGAGCTCTATGTGGCTACTGTGGCTATGCTGAAAGCAGAAGGACGGTAcgaacatcatcatttggcaacCGATGAAATTCCATCCATTGTGAATGGCTTTCACAAACAACATGTGTTAATAAAGTATCAGTCAATGTATGGTCTTTTCAATTCCTCTATTGCTGATGTGGCATTTATGATGCTCCGTGACGGACTTCAGTGCCTGGTGTCAGAGATAAATTGTGCTATTTTGGTTATGAATTCATTGTTTATTGCAGTTTTCCAAAACCAAGGAAGATATGGCTATTTTGATCCACACGCCAGAGAACGTGATGGGCTCCCTCTGCCTGCCGGTGCACCACATGGTACAGCTGTCATGATGCTTTTTACACATTTGAACGATCTGATAGATAAGCTCATACAGGTTTTCACTCTGGCTGGTGCCGCTCCCACTACTCAATATGAATTGATGCCGGTAAGTTTTCAACCTATTGACAATGCAAGTGATCGTGAAATGGCGACTGATGCAGAATCGTCTCTTATGAGAACACACAATGATGATGCTATGTTAAGCCAGTCTGCTGCTGAGATGACACAGCGTGTGGTGACGGGTGAGTCCAGACCATGTGCTAGCAAAGACTACGAGTCCATTGAGGAGGCGCATGACAACAGTAAGGTGGAAtgtacacaacaaaaacaaacacgagATGTGTTGAAAATTGCGAAATCCAAAAGGAAAACATTTCAAAGACGAACTCAAGCCCATAAGATAATTGATAAAGCTATGGCGAGAGTCACAAAACAAGAAACAAGGCGAATAAACgcaaacctgaaaaaaaaggaaagttacGGCCAAACTCCAGAGATTAGACAACGTAAAAAGTCCTACATAGTGACTCGCTACCAGCAAGACCCTAATTTCCGTGTAAAACAAAAGTCGTTTGCAGTCGACCGCTATTGCAAACATGACACAATTAAGATGAAACAGCGATCTTATATCAAGCAGAGATATGGTCATGACGATACATTTCGGAACAGACAACGTTCCTATATCAAGCAGAGGTATGATCATGACGATACATTTCGGAACAAACAACGTTCTTATATCAAGCAGAGATATGGTCATGACGATACATTTCGGAAGAAACAACGTTCCTATATCAAGCAGAGATATGGTGATGACGATACATTTCGGAACAAACAACGTTCCTATATCAATCTGAGATATAGTCATAATGATGAATTTCGGAACAAACAGCGCTTTTATATCAAGCAGAGATATGGTCATGACGATCAATTTCGGAACAAACAACGTTCCTATATCAAGCAAAGATATGGTCATGACGATCAATTTCGGAACAAACAACGTTCCTATATCAAGCAGAGATATAGTCATGACGATACATTTCGGAACAAACAACGTTCCTACATCAAGCAAAGATATGGTCATGACGATGAATTTAGGCGTAAACAACGATCTTATATCAAAGAACGTTACGCACTTGATCCTGTATTCAGATCCAAGCAGAAAGAAAACACGAGTTTGGTCTGGAAAGCCAAACATGATTCATCAATGAAGGCAAATGCAAATCGCACTGCAATGAAACTGCTACAAAAATACAGAGTCATCAACAGATTATGTAAAGAGAGAAACGACTGCGCAATCATGAAAGCTGTTGCGCTCTTCCAAGTTCAGGTAAAAAATGGACCGACTTTTGTTTGCACAGTTTGCCACAGAGCATTATTTCCCAATCAAGTACGCCAGCTGATCCAATATAAGAAAAACAAGGACGTTGTTGCAAGTTGCCTTACACGAAGGTTTGTTCATGTTTGTGATCGTGAATGTAACACATGCTGCAAAGTACCGGATGAGAGAAAAATGGAGTGGATATGTCACACCTGCCATGCACATCTCAAAGATGGTAAAATGCCAGCACTTGCTGTAAGTAACAATCTCCAACTTGCAGACATTCCCACTGAACTGTGTGATCTGAATATTCTGGAAAGACATCttgtttcaaaatgcatttcattTGCCAAAATTGTCCCTCTGCCAAAGGGTCAACAACGAGCCATTCGTGGGAATGTTGTGTGTGTACcatctgaagtggaagaaacggtCAATGTCTTGCCCAGACTAAGAAGTAGGTCTCAGGTGTTGCGAGTGAAACTGAAGAGACGACTCTGTTACAAAGGGCATCAGATATTTCAAACTGTCACGTGGTCCAAGCTAATGAGTGCCCTGATaaaactgaaacaaattcatcCGCAGTACAGAAACATAACCATTCGCAACGATGCTGACCTTTGTGACCCGACGCTCGCTGATGACGAGAGCAGCTCTGATGGAGACGAAATGAACGAAAGTGACTACAATGAGGAAGACCTCGAGGCAATCCACACATTTGAGAGGGATGCTCTCTGTGAATTGAACAGTGACTCACAGAATGATCCTTGTGGTAATGTGCAAAACCAACAGAGTGCTGACAATGTGGAAGAAGGTGATGCACCAAACGGTGGGGTTATCCTGGAGTCATGTCTCCAACCAAATGATGTGTCAGAGGAAATTATGAGTTTTACTCAAGGCATTTACTGTGTGGCTCCTGCAGAAAGAAATAACCCTGTAAGCTTTTTCAGGACACCCAAACTTGAGGCCATGGCATTTCCAGTGCAGTTTCCAACTGGAAAAAACACCCTTGATGAAGGGAGACAAATAAAACTCACACCaagcaaatatttcaaaacacgTCTGTGTTGTGTGGATGAACGTTTTGCTCGTGATACAAACTACTTGTTCTTTGCTCAGTTTGTGACTGAAATTTACCAGGCAACATCAAGCATGAGAATCCAGCTACGCAAAGGTAAACCTTTTACCAGGGATGGTCGAAGGATAAACAATGCTATGCTGCAGGACAAACGTGAAGTTGAAAAACTGGTGCGCAGCAAAGATGCCGTCCGTTTTATGACTCCCCTGAGAGGGACGCCAGCCTATTGGGAAAGAACCACCAAAGATCTCTTTGCAATGATCCGACAGCTGGGTACACCCacatttttttgcacattttctgCTGCCGAAATGCGTTGGGAAGAGGTCATCACTGCCATTAAAGCGCAACAAGGTGAGGTGGTGAATTTTGCTGAACTTGACTGGGCTACCAAGTGTGAGATTCTGCGCAGCAATCCAGTGACGACAATGCGCATGTTTGACAAACGTGTGGAAGCTCTGTTCAGAGATTTGATCCTCTCTCCGGCACAACCGATTGGTGAAGTCGTTGACTACTTCTACAGGTTAGAGTTTCAGCACAGAGGAAGTCCTCACATTCATTGTCTCATATGGGTTAAAGGTGCCCCTGTGTTTGAGGAAGCCTCAGAAGGAGCCATCTGTGAATTTGTGTCTCGCTACATCTCGGCTCAGCTGCCGGACCCAGAAAAGGAACCCGAATTGTATAAAAAAGTCACAGAAGttcagatgcacagcaaaagtcACTCCAAAACGTGTGTCAAACACCAAGGTGCAAACTGCAGATTTGGTTTTCCCAAACAACCGTGCGAAACCACAATGATCATCACACCTGCAGCctgtgaaaatcaagatcaacacAAGGAGAAGCAGGTGGTGGCAAATGACAAGCTTGTTCGTGTGCAGCGTTTGCTGAATGAACCTGAAACATCATCCCTGACTTTGCCACAGCTTTTGGCTAAATGCAAGCTCACTGATGCTGAGTACATGGAATGTTTGTACATGACCGCCTCAAAGAGTTCGGTTGTGCTCAAGCGAGATCCAAAAGACTGCTGGGTGAACAACTACAACCGCCATTTGCTTCTTGCCTGGGATGGCAACTTGGACATCCAGTACATTCTGAATGCCTATTCGTGCATCGCATACATCTGCAGCTACATCAGCAAAGCTGAACACGGTCTGAGTCAATACTTGAAATCTGTTATTGAAAACTCACGCAATGAAAATGTCAATGAGAgtgatgaaatgaaacaaatcaTGCAAGCGTActcaaaaaaaagagaagtgagTGCTCAGGAGTGTGTCGCACGTGCGTGCGGCTTGCATATGAAACAGTCCTCTCGCAGTATGATATTTGTACAAACGAGTGACAATGCGCTGAAAATGAGTTATCCTCTCTCACTCCTTGAGGGCAAAACGCAGGAGTCTCATGAAGTGTGGATGACTGGCCTGCCAGACAAATATAAATGCAGACCCCAAACGAAGGACTTTGAAGTGATGTGCTTGGCTGATTTTGCATCAACATGCAGAATTGTTTATGGCAAACAGGTAAGAGGCAAAAATGTTTTGCGTCTGCTGAATGACATGGGGTTTgtccagaaaagaaaagaaaaacctgcAGTCATCAAATATTGCAAATTCTCAGAACAAAAGAATCCAGAGGAATATTATTGCTCCTTGCTCAAGCTGTACCTGCCTCATCGTGCTAATTGCCAGTTAAAATCTGAACGCTGTCCCTCATATCAGTTGTTTCATGATCATGCCTGTGTACAGTTACCATATAGTGACTCTGTGGAGCGTGTGTGCGAAATTGTCAAAAGGAACAGAGAAAGGTATGAGAAACACAGTAAAGACATTGACGATGCCATCCAAGAGGTGGAGGAGAGTGGGCTTGTCATAAACGAATGGTGCCACCTGGCTCCTGAGAGTGAGTTGCAAAGACTCGAATGCATTGAGGAAATCAACGCAAGAGATGAACCAAATGACAACGTGGAGGAAAATGTCCCGGACTATAACGTAAGGTCAGAAACAACAGAAATTTCCATTGTGACAGAGGCTGCTGCCATCGATCCCACAGTGTTACGTGACATGTATCGGAACCTGAACCAAAAGCAAGCGGCTGTCTTCTACAAGGTCAGAGATTGGTGCATAAAACGTGTGTGTAACTCAAAGCCAATCGAGCAGTTCTTCTACTACATCAACGGTGGCGCCGGGACCGGCAAATCACATCTGATCAAATGTATCCATGCAGAGGCTACCAAAATACTGAACAGACTACCACGGCTGGCTGAGGAGGCCGACATTTCCAAACAGACGGTTGTTCTCGCAGCCTTCACTGGCACGGCGGCTTTCAACATTTCTGGGACAACTTTGCATTGTCTGCTCAAACTGCCGAGATGTCTCAAACCCCCATACCACGGCCTGGGCAATAAACTGGACGAAGTCAGAGCCGAGCTGTCAATCGCCGAAATACTCATTATCGACGAAATTTCCATGGTGTCCAAAGACCTCTTTGCCTATGTGAATGCCAGGTTGAAACAAATCAAAGGCATCAATTTACCTTTTGGTGGCATGTCTGTTGTTGCTGTTGGAGATTTCTTTCAGCTCCCTCCCGTGAGACAGTCCAAACCTCTATGCGTGTACGATCCCACTCGGCTGGACCACTGGCGTGACAACTTCAAAAAGATCACGCTCACCACCATCATGAGGCAGAAAGATGATGTTGCCTTTGCTGAACTCCTGAACCGACTCAGGGTCAAAGAGAAGTCTGAAGAACTGTCGGAACTGGACAGAGCTCTGCTTGCCACAAGGTACACTTCTCCAGAAATGTGTCCAAGTCATATTCTGCATGTTTTTGCCACCAATAAACAGGTAGATGGCCATAACTCTGCGATGCTGACTCTGCTTCATAAGGACATTGTACAAATTGATGCAGATGACTACAAGAAGGACAAACGAACTGGCAGAATGGCGAGGCAAACTTTCCCTGTGCAAGGCGCTAAGAGCGAGCTCCCGGACTCAATCAAAGTTGCCCTCGGTGCTCGGGTTATGCTCACACGTAATATTGATGTTCAAGCAGGTTTGTGCAACGGGACGTTTGCAAAAATTGTGGAATTGGTCAACTATCCGAACGAAGCCCGTGTCCAGAAACTTGGGTTGGAACTTGATCATGTGAGTAACACAGCGCGTGCCGCTAACCGTGTGTACATTGACAGACAGGAGGAAAAGCTGAAAAAGGCTGGAGTGATGCGTCGACAGTTTCCTATCAAGCTTGCTTTTGCCTGCACGATCCACAAGGTACAAGGCATGACAACATCAGAGGCTGCTGTTTCGCTGAAAGGCGTTTTCGAACATGGTATGGG AGACACACTTTCAAGGATCTGTGGCTGA